A region of the Paracoccaceae bacterium genome:
AGGTGATCACGCCCGACCGCACGATGAACGTGCCGATCAGGCTGAACCCGAAGGCCATGATCGCCAGAAGGATCGTCCAGGCCTTCAGGCTTTCCCGCTTTTCCACCACGATCGCCGAATGCAGCAGGGCCGCCGCCAGCAGCCAGGGCATGAAGCTGGCGTTCTCGACCGGGTCCCAGAACCAGAACCCGCCCCAGCCCAGTTCGTAATAGGCCCACCACGACCCCAGCGCGATCCCGATGGTGAGGAAGATCCAGGCCGCCAGCGTCCAGGGCCGCACCCAGCGCCCCCAGGCCGCATCCACGCGCCCCTCGATCAGCGCCGCCACCGCAAAGGAAAACGCCATGCTCAGGCCGACATAGCCGAGGTACAGGAACGGCGGATGGAACGCGAGGCCCGGGTCCTGCAGCAGCGGGTTCAGGTCGCGCCCGTCGAACGGCGGATCGGCCAGCCGCAGGAACGGGTTCGAGGTCAGCAGCATGAACAGCAGGAACGCCACCCCGATCATCCCCTGCACCGCGATCACCCGCGCGCGCAGCCGGTCGGGCAGGTTGCCCCCGAACCACACAGCGCAGGCCCCGAACAGCGCCAGGATCAGCACCCACAGCAGCAGCGACCCCTCGTGGTTCCCCCAGACGCCCGAGATCTTGTAGATCATCGGCTTCAGCGTGTGCGAATTCGCCACCACCAGCGCCAGGCTGAAATCCGAGGTGACGAAGGCCCAGGTCAGCGCCGCAAAGGCAAAGCCGACCAGCAGCACCTGCACCGTGGCCGCCGTCTCGCCCGCCGCCATCCACCCGGTCCAGCCCCGCGCCGCGCCGACCAGCGGCATGACCGACTGCACCAGCGCGACGCACAGCGCCAGGACCAACGCGAAATGCCCAAGCTCGACGATCATGCCGTTCCCCCACCTGTGGTGCCGATCCTAGGCCATCCCGCGCCCGCCCGCCACGCCCTGCGCGCCGATGCCGCGGCAGCCTGACGAAACGGTGAACCCGCCGCCCGCCCCCTACCGGCGCCCCGCCCGCCGGGTGGACAGCAGCAGGTTGGTCTCGCTGGTCATCACGCCCTCGACCTCGCGGATGCGAAAGATCACCTCGTCCAGCTCCGCCAGCGTCTGCGCCCCCAGTTCCGCGATCAGGTCCCAGCGTCCGTTGGTCGAATGCACCGCCAGCACCTGCGGAAACCCCGCCAGCCGCGCCATGATCCGCTCGGCCCCCCGTCCCTCGATCCCGATCAGCATCAGCGCCCGCACCGGCGCGGTGCCCGCGTCGCCCCGGGTGACCACGGTGAACCCGGCGATCTCGCCGCGCGCCACCAGCCGCTCCATCCGTGCCCGCACCGTCGCCCGGCTCATCCCCAGCCGGTCCGCCAGATCGGACAGCGCGGCGCGGCCGTCGCGCCGCAGTTCGGCAACCAGACGCTGATCCACATCGTCCAGCATGGTCATTTCCCCCGCCGTTCCGGACAATCCCCTGACCGTATCGACAATAACGCTGCTATGATCCTCCGCAAGACGGTCACATCATCCCGGCAAAAGGAGCTTTCCATGGCCAGATGCATCCTCATCGGCGCCCCCATCGACAGCGGGCAGAAGCGCCCCGGCTGCCTGATGGGCCCGGCCGCCTACCGCGTCGCGGGCCTCGACCGCGCCATCCGCGACCAGGGCCATGCCGTGGCCGACTGGGGCGACCTCGGCCTGCCCGCGCTGCGCCCCGCCGACTGCCCCAATCCGGCCGTGCATGCGCTGGCCGAAACCGTGGGCTGGACGGAAATCCTGATGGACCGCGTCGATGACGCCCTGTCCGAAGGCGGCCTGCCGATCGTCATGGGGGGCGATCATTCGCTGGCGCTGGGTTCGGTCGCCGGGGCGGCGGCCCATGCCGCCCGCGCCGGCCGCCCGCTGTTCGTGCTCTGGCTCGACGCGCATTCCGATTTCCACACGCCGCTCACATCGACCAGCGGCAACCTGCACGGCACGCCCGTGGCCTATGTCGCCGGGCGCGACGGGTTCGATGCCTTCCCGCCCTTCCCCGCCCCCGTCCCGGCCGACCGGATCTGCCTGTTCGGCATCCGCTCGGTCGATCCGGCCGAACATGCGGCGCTGCTGGCCCACAACATCACCCCCGTCGACATGCGCAGGCTTGACGAGCTTGGCATCGTCGCGCCGCTGCGCGCCTTTCTCGACCAGGTGCACAGGGCGGGCGGCAACCTGCATGTGTCGCTCGACGTCGATTTCCTCGACCCGGCCATCGCCCCCGCCGTGGGCACCACCGTGCCCGGCGGCACCACCTTCCGCGAGGCGCATCTGGTGATGGAACTTCTCCACGAATCCGGCCTCGTCACCTCGCTGGACCTGGTGGAACTGAACCCGTTCCTCGATGACCGCGGCATGACCGCGAAACTGATGGTCGATCTTGTCGGCAGCCTGATGGGCCGCAAGGTGTTCGACCGCCCCACACGGAGCAAGTGACATGGCGCTGAACCTCGTGCCCTTCGTCAGCGTCGACCACATGATGCGGCTGGTCCTGCGGCTGGGCATCGAACGGGTGATGACCGACCTCGCCGCCGAGATCGAGGCCGATTTCCGCCGCTGGCCGCTGTTCGACAAGACGCCGCGCGTCGCCTCGCATTCGGACGTCGGGGTGATCGAACTCATGCCCACGTCCGACGGGCAGACCTATGGCTTCAAGTATGTCAACGGCCACCCCGGCAACATGAAGCGCGGGCTTCAGACGGTGACGGCCTTCGGCCTGCTGGCCGATGTCGAGACGGGCTATCCGGTGCTGCTGTCGGAAATGACCATCCTCACCGCCCTGCGCACCGCCGCCACCTCGGCGATGGCGGCCCGCTGGCTCGCCCCGGCGGGCGCCACCACCATGGCGATGATCGGCAACGGCGCGCAGGCCGAATTCCAGGCCCTCGCCTTCAAGGCGATCTGCGGCATCACCGAGGTGCGGCTCTACGACATCGACCCGGCCGCCACCGCCAAATGCGCCCGCAATCTTGCCGGGCGCGGGCTCGCCGTGGTGCCCTGCACCACCGCGCAAGAGGCGATGCTGGGGGCGCAGGTCATCACCACCTGCACCGCCGACAAGTCCAACGCCACCATCCTGACCGACAACATGGTCGGCGCGGGCGTCCACATCAACGGCGTCGGCGGCGACTGTCCGGGCAAGACCGAACTGCACCGCGACATCCTGATGCGGTCCTCCATCTTCGTCGAGTACCCGCCGCAGACCCGGATCGAGGGCGAGATCCAGCAGCTTGCCCCGGACCACCCGGTCACCGAGCTTTGGCAGGTCATCGCAGGCAGCGCGCCCGGGCGCCGCGGCGCGGCCGAGGTCACGCTGTTCGACAGCGTGGGCTTCGCCATCGAGGATTTCGCGGCGCTGCGCTACGTCCATGGCAAGCTGGCGGAAACCGGGCTCTGCCAGCAGCTCGACATGATCGCCGACCCCGACGACCCGCGCGACCTGTTCGGCATGATCCTGCGCGCCGCCGCCTGACCGCGCCAGACGCAGGCCAGACGCCTGCCATACGCGGGCCAGACCGTTAACCTTTCGTCAGTGAAGCCGGAATTCGCCCTTGACGTTGCGCCACTCGCCCGGCGCGATCAGCTTGCGATGCGTGAAACGGATCGAATGCAGCGG
Encoded here:
- a CDS encoding Lrp/AsnC family transcriptional regulator, with protein sequence MDDVDQRLVAELRRDGRAALSDLADRLGMSRATVRARMERLVARGEIAGFTVVTRGDAGTAPVRALMLIGIEGRGAERIMARLAGFPQVLAVHSTNGRWDLIAELGAQTLAELDEVIFRIREVEGVMTSETNLLLSTRRAGRR
- the rocF gene encoding arginase — encoded protein: MARCILIGAPIDSGQKRPGCLMGPAAYRVAGLDRAIRDQGHAVADWGDLGLPALRPADCPNPAVHALAETVGWTEILMDRVDDALSEGGLPIVMGGDHSLALGSVAGAAAHAARAGRPLFVLWLDAHSDFHTPLTSTSGNLHGTPVAYVAGRDGFDAFPPFPAPVPADRICLFGIRSVDPAEHAALLAHNITPVDMRRLDELGIVAPLRAFLDQVHRAGGNLHVSLDVDFLDPAIAPAVGTTVPGGTTFREAHLVMELLHESGLVTSLDLVELNPFLDDRGMTAKLMVDLVGSLMGRKVFDRPTRSK
- a CDS encoding ornithine cyclodeaminase, producing the protein MALNLVPFVSVDHMMRLVLRLGIERVMTDLAAEIEADFRRWPLFDKTPRVASHSDVGVIELMPTSDGQTYGFKYVNGHPGNMKRGLQTVTAFGLLADVETGYPVLLSEMTILTALRTAATSAMAARWLAPAGATTMAMIGNGAQAEFQALAFKAICGITEVRLYDIDPAATAKCARNLAGRGLAVVPCTTAQEAMLGAQVITTCTADKSNATILTDNMVGAGVHINGVGGDCPGKTELHRDILMRSSIFVEYPPQTRIEGEIQQLAPDHPVTELWQVIAGSAPGRRGAAEVTLFDSVGFAIEDFAALRYVHGKLAETGLCQQLDMIADPDDPRDLFGMILRAAA